A genomic segment from Triticum dicoccoides isolate Atlit2015 ecotype Zavitan chromosome 1A, WEW_v2.0, whole genome shotgun sequence encodes:
- the LOC119352815 gene encoding uncharacterized protein LOC119352815: MGSRHVFIGWVDRSRVEKAFAQSPRALRSQSWSRSCCVRAHTRTNPSRHTSPSSLARQRCTPSLLAARPDSRRPPHPFSPFLLLPPSRWRRRARHALLRSFLPPPAARSRALVVRKPRKEELNRASPAGEGGQSRMPAKEPQKLCQFFRRDPPSPEVLIHPSSRGSLGRRRALVARKPQKEELNRASLAREGGEARMPAREADRLISVAGKARCYNYNMGLQVSITVEHQYPCILVTTKCHTNECECLFSVHLGSGELIWGTLEICFLYIGHDNSSPDILQWLPARVFLLLLFLVDIQEATWHLMSTACLLVTSEMKEGCNGICIRSFSMMAFST, from the exons ATGGGCTCGCGCCACGTGTTTATTGGCTGGGTTGATCGATCTCGGGTGGAAAAGGCTTTCGCCCAATCCCCGCGCGCGCTCCGCTCCCAATCCTGGTCGCGGAGTTGCTGCGTCAGAGCCCACACCCGcaccaaccctagccgccacaccTCTCCTTCCTCCCTTGCTCGACAGCGCTGCACCCCCTCCCTCCTTGCTGCTCGTCCGGATAGCCGCCGGCCGCCGCatcccttctcccccttcctcctccttcctccttcccgcTGGCGCCGACGAGCGCGACACGCCCTCCTCCGGTCCTTCCTCCCCCCCCCCGCAGCCAGGAGTCGAGCCCTCGTCGTGAGGAAACCACGGAAGGAGGAGCTCAACCGGGCGTCGCCGGCCGGAGAAGGAGGACAGTCGCGGATGCCTGCCAAGGAG CCCCAAAAGCTCTGCCAGTTCTTTCGGCGAGATCCACCATCTCCTGAGGTCCTTATCCACCCCAGCTCGCGAGGAAGCCTCGGGAGGAGGCGAGCCCTCGTCGCAAGGAAGCCGCAGAAGGAGGAGCTCAACCGGGCGTCGCTGgccagagaaggaggagaggcGCGGATGCCTGCCAGGGAGGCGGATCGGCTCATCTCCGTGGCTGGAAAGGCTCGATG TTACAATTACAACATGGGGCTTCAAGTGTCTATTACTGTGGAACACCAATATCCGTGCATTTTAGTTACGACTAAGTGCCACACCAATGAATGTGAATGTCTGTTCAG TGTCCATCTTGGTTCTGGTGAATTGATTTGGGGAACTCTTGAAATCTGTTTCTTGTATATTGGCCATGATAACTCTTCACCTGACATTCTGCAATGGCTTCCAGCCAG GGTTTTCTTGTTGCTGCTATTCCTCGTGGATATTCAAGAGGCAACTTGGCACCTAATGTCAACAGCATGCTTATTGGTGACGAGTGAAATGAAAGAAGGCTGCAATGGAATTTGTATTAG AAGTTTCTCCATGATGGCCTTTTCCACCTAG